From Alkalidesulfovibrio alkalitolerans DSM 16529, a single genomic window includes:
- a CDS encoding metal-sensitive transcriptional regulator has protein sequence MNAKPELDEIQRNVLSRLRKIEGQIRGIQNMVSDGKECEDILIQVRAVRSALKSTTSLILKRYVSTCYDKTMEGGDPAEAKRKMDKTLQVLTNFIDG, from the coding sequence ATGAACGCCAAGCCAGAACTCGACGAAATCCAGAGAAACGTCCTCTCGCGCCTGCGCAAGATCGAAGGCCAGATCCGCGGCATCCAGAACATGGTCAGCGACGGCAAGGAGTGCGAGGACATCCTGATCCAGGTCCGGGCGGTACGCTCGGCCCTGAAGTCCACGACCTCGCTCATCCTCAAACGCTACGTCTCCACCTGCTACGACAAGACCATGGAAGGCGGCGACCCGGCCGAGGCCAAGCGCAAGATGGACAAGACGCTGCAGGTGCTGACGAACTTCATCGACGGCTGA
- the dsrB gene encoding dissimilatory-type sulfite reductase subunit beta, whose protein sequence is MAFVSSGYNPDKPMEGRISDIGPRHYTDFLPPVIQKNYGKWLYHEIIEPGVLMHKAESGDEVYTVRVGSARLVSVGLIREICDIADKHCGGHVRWTTRNNVEFMVDSKDKVGPLKDDLMSRKFAGGSYKFPIGGTGASVPNIVHTQGWVHCHTPATDASGPVKVIMDELFKEFQSMELPAPMRLAVACCLNMCGACHCSDIAVVGIHRKPPLIDHEVLENICEIPLAVAACPTAAIRPSKTEFEGKEVKTVAIKEERCMFCGNCYTMCAALPLADAEGDGCAIMVGGKVSNRISNPKFSKVVVAYVPNEPPRWPSLVKTIRQIVDAYKKGANKYERVGDWAERIGWERFFDVTGLEFSKHLIDDFRDPAYYTWRQTTNFKW, encoded by the coding sequence ATGGCTTTCGTTTCCTCGGGTTACAATCCGGACAAACCGATGGAAGGCCGCATTTCCGACATCGGACCCCGCCACTACACCGACTTCCTGCCGCCGGTCATCCAAAAGAACTACGGCAAGTGGCTGTACCATGAGATCATCGAGCCCGGCGTGCTGATGCACAAGGCCGAGTCCGGCGACGAGGTGTACACCGTTCGCGTCGGTTCCGCCCGCTTGGTCTCCGTGGGTCTGATCCGCGAGATCTGCGACATCGCCGACAAGCACTGCGGCGGGCACGTCCGCTGGACGACCCGCAACAACGTCGAGTTCATGGTGGACAGCAAGGACAAGGTCGGCCCCCTGAAGGACGACCTGATGTCCCGCAAGTTCGCTGGCGGCTCCTACAAGTTCCCCATCGGCGGAACCGGCGCCTCCGTGCCCAACATCGTCCACACCCAGGGCTGGGTGCACTGCCACACGCCCGCCACCGACGCTTCCGGCCCGGTGAAGGTCATCATGGACGAGCTGTTCAAGGAGTTCCAGTCCATGGAACTGCCCGCTCCCATGCGTCTGGCCGTGGCCTGCTGCCTGAACATGTGCGGCGCCTGCCACTGCTCCGACATCGCGGTCGTCGGCATCCACCGCAAGCCGCCCCTCATCGACCACGAGGTTCTCGAGAACATCTGTGAGATCCCGCTGGCCGTCGCTGCCTGCCCCACGGCCGCCATCCGTCCCTCCAAGACCGAGTTCGAGGGCAAGGAAGTCAAGACCGTGGCCATCAAGGAAGAGCGTTGCATGTTCTGCGGCAACTGCTACACCATGTGCGCCGCTCTGCCCCTGGCCGACGCCGAGGGCGACGGCTGCGCCATCATGGTCGGCGGCAAGGTCTCCAACCGCATCAGCAATCCCAAGTTCTCCAAGGTCGTCGTGGCCTACGTGCCCAACGAGCCCCCGCGCTGGCCGAGCCTGGTGAAGACCATCCGCCAGATCGTGGACGCCTACAAGAAGGGCGCGAACAAGTACGAGCGCGTCGGCGACTGGGCCGAGCGTATTGGTTGGGAGCGTTTCTTCGATGTCACCGGCCTGGAGTTCTCCAAGCACCTGATCGACGACTTCCGCGATCCGGCCTACTACACCTGGCGTCAGACCACCAACTTCAAGTGGTAA
- a CDS encoding molybdopterin-dependent oxidoreductase, which translates to MTTTKNPRSAGFDPGRRAFLKAAGLTMGAGAAVVSAGRIPGPLSAADAHAAAASGPFESHYSVCDMCFNRCGLIARVKNGRVVKLDPNPHFTKSRGMLCARGQAGIAQLYDPDRLKHPLLRQGARGEGKWKRISWTEAMDILVERLGEIGEKYTRCGMLFSVGADMQSQFVHRFAEAYGSFNITSHESLCLISLNRAYLDTFGEVPFADVLNSRYVIMAGANRFEALVTPDSMDMVEAMASGAKLVVLDPRYTKTAAMAHEWWPIRPGTDMAFMLAMCHVIINERLYDDAWVAEKTFGLDELREHVRDCTPQWAAAETGIPGPDIARIARELAAAAPASLIYPGRRTSDYENSTQIRRSTAIVNALLANWDRPGGLLAARQVGLKGVPIHAPWYDDNPDDRVDAHMAPLMFEEEGSFVHTRDAVIAGEPYPVKGWFVFKTNPMQTAPDRARTMKMIEAMEFMAVADIQMSDTAWMADLVLPMPSYLERKDPCQALQGSSACACVVQRDPVVPAMYESRPIFEVMKELAGRMDLGEYFDFTIEEYRAKQLADLPGAAEVLERDGVYYNPSKVYGIYDNIGYRTRSGKIELMNQRYPQAGLDPLPVYTPPASPPQGTFRMVVGRNALVTQGSTTNNALLHELMPSNSLWMHPDAAARLGLSDGMEVRVKSAVGEGTLALKVTEAIREDTVYTDTGFGSISKGLSNVYGNGLAIAAVLESRVDAVTGNAAMHETFVTVTKAGGVS; encoded by the coding sequence ATGACCACGACCAAGAACCCACGCTCCGCCGGATTCGATCCCGGACGCCGGGCTTTCCTCAAGGCCGCGGGTCTGACCATGGGCGCGGGCGCGGCCGTCGTCTCGGCGGGCCGCATTCCAGGCCCCCTTTCGGCTGCCGATGCCCACGCCGCCGCGGCCAGCGGGCCCTTTGAGTCCCATTATTCCGTCTGCGACATGTGTTTCAACCGTTGCGGCCTCATTGCCCGCGTGAAGAACGGCCGGGTGGTCAAGCTCGACCCCAACCCCCACTTCACCAAGTCGCGCGGCATGCTCTGCGCGCGCGGCCAGGCGGGCATCGCCCAACTCTACGACCCCGACCGCCTGAAGCACCCCCTGCTGCGCCAGGGCGCGCGCGGCGAGGGCAAGTGGAAACGCATCTCCTGGACCGAAGCCATGGATATCCTGGTCGAGCGACTCGGCGAGATCGGCGAGAAATACACCCGCTGCGGCATGCTCTTCTCCGTGGGCGCGGACATGCAGTCGCAGTTCGTGCACCGCTTCGCCGAGGCCTACGGCTCCTTCAACATCACCTCGCACGAATCGCTGTGCCTGATTTCGCTCAACCGCGCCTATCTGGACACCTTCGGCGAGGTGCCCTTCGCCGACGTGCTCAACTCGCGCTACGTGATCATGGCCGGGGCCAACCGCTTCGAGGCCCTGGTCACGCCCGACTCCATGGACATGGTCGAGGCCATGGCCTCGGGCGCCAAGCTCGTGGTGCTGGACCCGCGCTACACCAAGACCGCGGCCATGGCGCACGAGTGGTGGCCCATCCGCCCCGGCACGGACATGGCCTTCATGCTGGCGATGTGCCACGTGATCATCAACGAACGCCTCTACGACGACGCCTGGGTGGCGGAAAAGACCTTCGGCCTCGACGAGTTGCGCGAGCACGTGCGCGACTGCACGCCCCAGTGGGCCGCCGCCGAGACCGGCATCCCGGGACCGGACATCGCCCGCATCGCGCGCGAGTTGGCCGCCGCCGCGCCCGCATCGCTCATCTACCCCGGGCGGCGCACCTCGGACTACGAGAACTCCACCCAGATCCGCCGCTCCACGGCCATCGTCAACGCCCTGCTGGCCAACTGGGACCGGCCGGGCGGGCTCTTGGCCGCGCGCCAGGTGGGGCTCAAGGGCGTGCCCATCCATGCCCCGTGGTACGACGACAACCCCGACGACCGCGTGGACGCCCACATGGCGCCCCTGATGTTCGAGGAGGAAGGCTCCTTCGTGCACACGCGCGACGCGGTCATCGCGGGCGAGCCCTACCCGGTCAAGGGCTGGTTCGTGTTCAAGACCAACCCCATGCAAACCGCTCCGGACCGGGCCAGGACCATGAAGATGATCGAGGCCATGGAGTTCATGGCCGTGGCCGACATCCAGATGAGCGACACCGCCTGGATGGCCGACCTGGTGCTGCCCATGCCCTCCTACCTGGAGCGCAAGGACCCTTGCCAAGCGTTGCAGGGCTCGAGCGCCTGCGCCTGCGTGGTGCAGCGCGACCCGGTGGTGCCCGCCATGTACGAATCCAGGCCCATCTTCGAGGTCATGAAGGAGCTGGCCGGACGCATGGACCTGGGCGAGTACTTCGACTTCACCATCGAGGAGTACCGCGCCAAGCAGCTCGCCGACCTGCCCGGCGCGGCCGAGGTCCTTGAGCGCGACGGGGTCTACTACAACCCATCCAAGGTCTACGGCATCTATGACAACATCGGCTACCGCACGCGTTCGGGCAAGATCGAGCTCATGAACCAGCGCTATCCGCAGGCCGGGCTCGATCCCCTGCCCGTCTACACGCCACCCGCCTCGCCGCCGCAAGGAACCTTCCGCATGGTCGTGGGCAGAAACGCCCTGGTGACCCAAGGCAGCACCACCAACAACGCGCTGCTGCACGAGCTCATGCCCAGCAACTCCTTGTGGATGCACCCGGACGCGGCCGCGCGCCTGGGACTTTCGGACGGCATGGAGGTGCGCGTTAAAAGCGCCGTGGGCGAGGGTACGCTGGCCCTGAAGGTGACCGAGGCCATCCGCGAGGACACGGTCTACACCGACACCGGCTTCGGCTCGATCTCGAAAGGCCTTTCCAACGTCTACGGCAACGGCCTGGCCATCGCGGCGGTCCTTGAAAGCCGCGTGGACGCCGTGACCGGCAACGCGGCCATGCACGAGACCTTCGTCACGGTAACGAAGGCGGGAGGCGTCTCATGA
- a CDS encoding 4Fe-4S dicluster domain-containing protein codes for MNPAKHQLAMVIDSSKCMDCKGCVASCKVANNAPRGYSRNWIKAKAVIPRPGSGSRGHFQPGACMHCDKPLCVDACPTGATYKDKETGVVVIDRRLCIGCGNCLPACPYGARFRNPDLKVADKCDYCAERRAAGLQPACVDTCPTKARVFGDLADPDSEASRLLQANRERVVRVVRADSDTEPNMFYLADTAPLDWPVRAEIRSPMRALTGWALPGLSGLVGLAGLGVAAMAARRFLVERDAHGGHGTKKE; via the coding sequence ATGAACCCCGCGAAGCACCAACTGGCCATGGTCATAGACTCCTCCAAGTGCATGGACTGCAAGGGTTGCGTGGCCTCGTGCAAGGTCGCAAACAACGCGCCCAGAGGGTACTCGCGCAACTGGATCAAGGCCAAGGCCGTGATCCCGCGTCCGGGCTCGGGCAGTCGGGGTCATTTCCAGCCCGGCGCCTGCATGCACTGCGACAAGCCGCTGTGTGTGGACGCCTGCCCCACGGGCGCGACCTACAAGGACAAGGAAACCGGCGTGGTGGTCATCGACAGGCGGCTGTGCATTGGCTGCGGCAACTGTCTGCCCGCCTGTCCCTACGGCGCGCGCTTCCGCAATCCCGATCTCAAGGTCGCTGACAAGTGCGACTACTGCGCCGAGCGCAGGGCCGCCGGGCTACAGCCCGCCTGCGTGGACACCTGCCCCACCAAGGCCCGCGTCTTTGGCGATCTCGCCGACCCCGATTCCGAGGCCTCGCGCCTGCTCCAGGCCAACCGCGAACGGGTCGTCCGGGTGGTGCGCGCGGATTCGGACACCGAACCCAACATGTTCTATCTGGCGGACACCGCGCCCCTGGACTGGCCCGTGCGGGCCGAGATCCGGTCGCCCATGCGAGCCCTGACGGGCTGGGCTCTGCCCGGCCTCTCCGGCCTTGTGGGGCTTGCGGGCCTGGGCGTGGCGGCCATGGCCGCGCGACGCTTCCTGGTGGAGCGCGATGCCCACGGCGGGCACGGCACGAAGAAGGAGTAG
- a CDS encoding rhodanese-like domain-containing protein, producing MTRLSPASPLVLAALVLAALVLAATLAPAALRAQDNTPSPKSPETLFPRAAWQAERDGYRLIGAEELRALLLSDEPPLLVDTRPDYEFTQGHPKGALHMPFEPGEAHGIAPDKQAAVLALLGPDKERTVVVYCRSPQ from the coding sequence ATGACCCGGCTCTCACCCGCCTCCCCCCTCGTCCTGGCCGCCCTGGTGCTGGCCGCCCTGGTGCTGGCCGCCACACTCGCGCCCGCCGCCTTGCGGGCGCAAGACAACACGCCTTCCCCGAAATCCCCGGAGACACTCTTCCCGCGCGCCGCCTGGCAGGCCGAAAGGGACGGCTACCGTCTCATCGGGGCCGAGGAATTGCGCGCGCTGCTGCTCTCGGACGAGCCGCCACTCCTGGTTGACACCCGACCAGACTACGAGTTCACCCAAGGCCACCCGAAGGGCGCGCTGCACATGCCCTTCGAGCCAGGCGAGGCGCATGGGATCGCACCGGACAAGCAGGCGGCCGTTCTCGCGCTGCTCGGTCCGGACAAGGAACGCACGGTGGTCGTCTACTGCCGCTCGCCGCAATGA
- a CDS encoding rhodanese-like domain-containing protein, protein MNTTLHRRLSPLLVALFLAVALMAQGAATARAAEKVPDYFFHKIVDFDFVKNYVKMPKLDGVMIIDSRPYMTKHAKGYIPTSVSIPDSEFDARVAELPKEKDALLIFYCEGAACKLSHNSARKAEKLGYTNVVVYPGGYPDWITHAGVYESVGIEYVREKIEKGEPMFLADSRPITKFLDGSIPGAMFMPASQFDARKGYLPADKASEVVFFCEGFTCKLSHDAAIAAKRMGYETVKVFEAGYPAWKEKFGAAQSVEIAGGEDGIMDVAVFQKALAENPGSIMVVDVRDPDEYAKGHIPQAVNIPGSQLAGRLGELPRDKPVVFVCNTGARSGEAFYLIMDKAADMKNAYYIEGTIDYGPDNSYTIKPNK, encoded by the coding sequence ATGAACACGACCCTGCACAGAAGGCTTTCGCCTCTTCTCGTCGCGCTTTTCCTGGCTGTGGCCCTCATGGCCCAGGGAGCGGCAACGGCCCGGGCGGCGGAAAAAGTCCCGGACTATTTCTTCCACAAAATCGTCGATTTCGATTTCGTCAAAAACTACGTGAAGATGCCCAAGCTCGACGGGGTGATGATCATCGACTCGCGGCCCTACATGACCAAGCATGCCAAGGGCTACATCCCGACATCGGTAAGCATCCCGGACAGCGAATTCGACGCGCGCGTGGCCGAACTGCCCAAGGAGAAGGACGCGCTCCTGATCTTCTACTGCGAGGGCGCGGCCTGCAAGCTCTCGCACAACTCCGCGCGCAAGGCGGAAAAGCTCGGCTACACCAACGTCGTGGTCTATCCCGGCGGCTACCCCGACTGGATCACCCACGCGGGCGTGTACGAATCCGTGGGCATCGAATACGTGCGTGAGAAGATCGAGAAGGGCGAGCCCATGTTCCTGGCCGATTCGCGGCCCATCACCAAGTTCCTCGACGGCTCCATTCCCGGCGCGATGTTCATGCCCGCAAGCCAGTTCGACGCGCGCAAAGGCTACCTGCCCGCAGACAAGGCCTCCGAGGTCGTCTTCTTCTGCGAAGGATTCACCTGCAAGCTCTCGCACGACGCGGCCATCGCGGCCAAGCGCATGGGCTACGAGACGGTCAAGGTCTTCGAGGCCGGCTACCCAGCCTGGAAGGAGAAGTTCGGCGCGGCCCAGTCCGTGGAAATCGCGGGAGGCGAGGACGGCATCATGGACGTGGCCGTCTTCCAGAAGGCCCTGGCCGAGAACCCAGGCAGCATCATGGTCGTGGACGTGCGCGACCCGGACGAATACGCCAAGGGCCACATTCCCCAGGCCGTGAACATCCCCGGCAGCCAGCTCGCGGGACGCCTGGGCGAGCTGCCCCGCGACAAGCCCGTGGTCTTCGTGTGCAACACAGGCGCGCGCTCGGGCGAGGCCTTCTACCTGATCATGGACAAGGCTGCGGACATGAAGAACGCCTACTACATCGAGGGCACCATCGACTACGGTCCGGACAACAGCTACACCATCAAGCCCAACAAGTAG
- a CDS encoding dissimilatory sulfite reductase D family protein — protein sequence MESAKKTILDFLESKSKSKTKFYFNDFCDLFPGEKSRDVKKVLTELVKGEKVVYWSSGSTTMYGLAGLGKHAEGEE from the coding sequence ATGGAATCCGCGAAAAAGACGATCCTCGATTTCCTTGAGAGCAAGTCGAAGAGCAAGACCAAGTTCTACTTCAACGATTTTTGCGACCTCTTCCCCGGCGAGAAGTCGCGCGACGTGAAAAAGGTGCTGACCGAGCTGGTCAAGGGCGAGAAGGTCGTCTACTGGTCCAGCGGCTCCACCACGATGTACGGCCTTGCGGGCCTGGGCAAGCACGCCGAAGGCGAGGAATAG
- a CDS encoding c-type cytochrome: MKRTTTIGGFAVLVLAATVGLAVAADTLGGNARKGKYLYTKNCRTCHGQTASDLSPSSLVQAEWKAHFENAAALPCRDKWPAEMTEADVKDTFSYLYDFAKDSPSPAKCN; the protein is encoded by the coding sequence ATGAAGCGCACCACGACCATCGGCGGCTTCGCCGTCCTCGTCCTGGCCGCCACCGTCGGACTGGCCGTCGCGGCCGACACCCTGGGCGGCAACGCCCGCAAGGGCAAGTACCTTTACACCAAGAACTGCCGCACCTGCCACGGCCAGACCGCCTCGGACCTCTCGCCGAGTTCGCTGGTGCAGGCCGAGTGGAAGGCTCACTTCGAGAACGCGGCAGCCCTGCCTTGCCGCGACAAATGGCCCGCCGAGATGACCGAGGCGGACGTCAAGGACACCTTCTCCTACCTCTACGACTTCGCCAAGGACTCGCCCTCCCCGGCGAAGTGCAACTAG
- a CDS encoding mechanosensitive ion channel family protein — protein sequence MDILEANLLDGLARDATLWIDLAGKWAIGNGLRILLVLCLIVLAVKVGARLMGLLFARISRGRDVEYCKRIDTLHSIVAFTLKAGLTTIGVFVVLGQLGIDIAPILAAAGILGLAVGFGAQTLVQDVISGFFLLVEDQVRVGDVVQIGDKGGLVEKITLRLIVLRDMAGNVHYIRNGTVGVVTNMTKDYSRYVFDIGVAYKEDVDRVIEVVKKVDEDMRADPEFGRDILDPIEILGVDRFEDSAVVIRARTKTVPIRQWAVGREFNKRLKKRFDTEGIEIPFPHRTIYWGEGHSPREQRDPATPRPKPAEASPAQSSAAPTADSEGG from the coding sequence ATGGACATCCTCGAAGCAAACCTCCTCGACGGCCTGGCGCGCGACGCCACCCTATGGATCGATCTCGCGGGCAAGTGGGCCATCGGCAACGGCCTACGCATCCTGCTCGTGCTCTGCCTCATCGTCCTCGCCGTGAAAGTCGGCGCGCGGCTCATGGGGCTGCTTTTCGCCCGCATCTCCCGCGGTCGCGACGTGGAGTACTGCAAGCGCATCGACACCCTGCATTCCATCGTGGCTTTCACGCTCAAGGCGGGCCTGACCACGATCGGCGTGTTCGTGGTGCTGGGGCAACTCGGCATCGACATAGCCCCGATCCTGGCCGCGGCCGGTATCCTCGGCTTGGCCGTGGGCTTCGGTGCGCAAACGCTCGTGCAGGACGTGATTTCGGGCTTCTTTTTGCTCGTGGAAGACCAGGTGCGCGTGGGCGACGTGGTCCAGATCGGTGACAAGGGCGGGCTGGTCGAGAAGATCACCCTGCGCCTCATCGTGCTGCGCGACATGGCGGGCAACGTCCACTACATCCGCAACGGCACCGTGGGCGTGGTCACCAACATGACCAAGGACTACTCGCGCTACGTCTTCGACATCGGCGTGGCCTACAAGGAGGACGTGGATCGCGTCATCGAGGTCGTGAAGAAAGTGGACGAGGACATGCGCGCCGATCCAGAATTCGGCCGCGACATCCTCGACCCCATTGAGATACTCGGCGTGGACCGCTTCGAGGATTCGGCCGTGGTCATCCGCGCCCGCACCAAGACCGTGCCCATCCGGCAGTGGGCCGTGGGCCGCGAGTTCAACAAGCGGCTGAAGAAGCGCTTTGACACCGAAGGCATCGAGATTCCCTTCCCCCACCGCACCATCTACTGGGGCGAAGGCCACTCCCCGCGCGAGCAGCGCGACCCTGCGACGCCCAGGCCAAAACCGGCCGAAGCCTCGCCCGCTCAGAGTTCGGCGGCGCCTACGGCCGATTCCGAGGGCGGTTAG
- the dsrA gene encoding dissimilatory-type sulfite reductase subunit alpha, with the protein MAKHQTPLLDELTKGPWPSFVDDVKAEAARRAANKDGVEYQIPVDVCEDLLGILELCYKDKETHWKHGGIVGVFGYGGGVIGRYCDVPKQFPGVAHFHTVRVNQPGGKYYTTEYLRGLIDIWDMRGSGLTNMHGSTGDMVWLGTFTEQLEEIFYELTHKMNTDLGGSGSNLRTPAECLGMSRCEYACYDTMALCYAMTQEYQDELHRPAFPYKFKFKFDGCPNGCVAALARSDLSFVGTWKGAIKIDQKAVAAYVGGELKPNAGAHASRDWGKFDIMKEVVDLCPTKCMSYDGKTLKIDDKECYRCMHCINTMPAALRVGDEKGLCILAGAKAPILDGAQMSSLLAPFVPVEEPFDEVKEVVENVWEWWMEEGKNRERLGETLKRLGFGKILEVTNITPDARHVQHPRENPYIFWTADEVGGWDRDIKEYRKRHAR; encoded by the coding sequence ATGGCGAAACATCAGACCCCACTGCTCGACGAGCTGACCAAGGGGCCCTGGCCGAGCTTTGTTGACGACGTCAAGGCCGAAGCGGCCCGGCGCGCCGCCAACAAGGACGGCGTCGAGTACCAGATCCCGGTGGACGTCTGCGAAGACCTGCTGGGCATCCTGGAGCTGTGCTACAAGGACAAGGAGACCCACTGGAAGCACGGCGGCATCGTGGGCGTCTTCGGGTACGGCGGCGGCGTCATCGGCCGTTACTGTGACGTTCCCAAGCAGTTCCCGGGCGTGGCCCACTTCCACACCGTCCGCGTCAACCAGCCCGGCGGCAAGTACTACACCACCGAGTACCTGCGCGGCCTGATCGACATCTGGGACATGCGCGGCTCCGGCCTGACCAACATGCACGGTTCCACCGGCGACATGGTGTGGCTGGGCACCTTCACCGAGCAGCTCGAAGAGATATTCTACGAGCTCACCCACAAGATGAACACCGACCTTGGCGGCTCGGGCTCCAACCTGCGCACGCCCGCCGAATGTCTGGGCATGTCCCGTTGCGAGTACGCCTGCTACGACACGATGGCCCTGTGCTACGCCATGACCCAGGAATACCAGGACGAACTGCACCGTCCCGCCTTCCCTTACAAGTTCAAGTTCAAGTTCGACGGCTGCCCCAACGGCTGCGTGGCCGCCCTGGCCCGCTCCGACCTGTCCTTCGTGGGCACCTGGAAGGGCGCCATCAAGATCGACCAGAAGGCCGTCGCCGCGTATGTCGGCGGTGAGCTGAAGCCCAACGCCGGCGCCCACGCCAGCCGCGACTGGGGCAAGTTCGACATCATGAAGGAAGTCGTGGACCTGTGTCCCACGAAGTGCATGAGCTACGATGGCAAGACCCTGAAGATCGACGACAAGGAATGCTACCGCTGCATGCACTGCATCAACACCATGCCCGCCGCCCTGCGCGTGGGCGACGAGAAGGGCCTGTGCATCCTGGCCGGCGCCAAGGCTCCCATCCTTGACGGCGCCCAGATGTCCTCCTTGCTCGCTCCGTTCGTGCCCGTCGAGGAGCCGTTCGACGAGGTCAAGGAAGTGGTCGAGAACGTTTGGGAATGGTGGATGGAAGAGGGCAAGAACCGCGAGCGTCTGGGCGAGACCCTGAAGCGCCTGGGCTTCGGCAAGATCCTCGAAGTCACCAACATCACCCCGGACGCCCGCCACGTGCAGCATCCGCGCGAGAACCCCTACATCTTCTGGACCGCCGATGAAGTTGGCGGCTGGGATCGCGACATCAAGGAATACCGCAAGCGTCACGCCCGCTAG
- a CDS encoding DVU0298 family protein, which yields MAAPRLRRARERLREILVNDGWRRNLDEVFAWPAKTATGALHSFLVGGDALLRFRAAETFGLVTAALAQEKMEAARVVMRGLLWRMNEESGGIGWGAPEAMACCMAAHEGLAREYHAILLSYIHEHEGICHGIFVDNPLLRHGVLWGIARLAETRPDLVAKAVPDLLTVLDPARALEGREGTPEAPVCHDAAARGLVCLALSRLGVAGVRLPKRAVDAVAGIGNESGQVLVYRDDCLEQATVAALAREALNALERAPRTDEA from the coding sequence ATGGCCGCACCGCGTTTGCGCCGAGCCAGGGAACGCCTGCGCGAGATTCTCGTGAACGACGGCTGGCGGAGGAATCTGGACGAGGTTTTCGCCTGGCCCGCCAAGACCGCCACGGGCGCGCTCCATTCGTTTCTTGTCGGCGGCGACGCGCTGCTCCGCTTCCGGGCCGCCGAAACCTTCGGGCTGGTCACGGCGGCGCTCGCCCAGGAGAAGATGGAAGCCGCCCGCGTGGTCATGCGCGGCCTCTTGTGGCGCATGAACGAGGAGTCGGGCGGCATCGGCTGGGGCGCGCCCGAGGCCATGGCCTGCTGCATGGCCGCGCATGAGGGGCTGGCGCGCGAGTACCACGCCATTCTTTTGTCCTACATTCATGAGCATGAGGGCATTTGCCACGGCATTTTCGTGGACAATCCGCTGTTGCGCCACGGCGTCCTCTGGGGCATCGCCCGGCTGGCCGAGACCAGGCCGGATTTGGTCGCGAAGGCTGTGCCTGACCTCTTGACCGTGCTCGACCCCGCGCGCGCCCTGGAGGGCCGGGAGGGGACGCCCGAAGCCCCTGTCTGTCACGACGCCGCCGCACGCGGGCTTGTCTGCCTGGCGCTCTCTCGCCTCGGGGTTGCCGGGGTGCGGCTGCCAAAGAGGGCGGTGGACGCGGTGGCGGGGATTGGGAACGAATCGGGCCAGGTGCTCGTCTACAGGGACGACTGCCTGGAGCAGGCCACGGTCGCTGCGCTGGCCAGGGAGGCGCTGAACGCCTTGGAGCGTGCGCCCCGAACGGACGAGGCATGA
- a CDS encoding formate dehydrogenase subunit gamma, giving the protein MKKYQRHSRLDIAIHWFNAVLWILLMFTGLALFKPELSPLGGWYPQAVRSLTGGGGNLLLIHEILGGLWIMGLLFYLIRNFRGARFFLRRVFTVDLPRDVSWMFKKMVLMTLGEKPLRALGMNPELPPQGFYNMGQKAFAQAAVFGGLGLAVTGLIMVWSQFGFSAETTIVVSWAILLHWIFAALTFAGLLVHVYMAAISPEERPGFRSMFTGWVPEDYAAHHHALWHEEIRHLPAGEDGVVPQRLDD; this is encoded by the coding sequence ATGAAGAAGTATCAACGCCACTCGCGGCTGGACATCGCCATCCACTGGTTCAACGCCGTCTTGTGGATCCTGCTCATGTTCACGGGTCTGGCCCTGTTCAAGCCCGAGCTGAGCCCCCTCGGCGGCTGGTATCCCCAAGCCGTGCGTTCCCTGACCGGCGGAGGCGGCAACCTGCTCCTGATCCACGAGATCCTCGGCGGTCTTTGGATCATGGGCCTGCTCTTCTACCTGATCCGCAACTTCAGGGGGGCGCGTTTCTTTCTCAGGCGCGTCTTCACGGTCGATCTGCCCCGCGACGTCTCCTGGATGTTCAAGAAGATGGTCCTCATGACCCTGGGCGAGAAGCCCCTGCGCGCGCTGGGCATGAATCCTGAGCTTCCCCCGCAGGGCTTCTACAACATGGGCCAGAAGGCCTTCGCCCAGGCGGCCGTGTTCGGAGGGCTCGGTCTGGCCGTGACCGGCCTGATCATGGTCTGGTCGCAGTTCGGCTTCTCGGCCGAGACCACGATCGTCGTCTCCTGGGCCATTCTGTTGCACTGGATATTCGCCGCTCTGACCTTCGCGGGCCTGCTCGTGCACGTCTACATGGCGGCCATCAGCCCGGAGGAGCGGCCGGGTTTCCGCTCCATGTTCACGGGCTGGGTTCCCGAGGACTACGCCGCGCATCACCACGCCCTGTGGCACGAGGAGATCAGGCATCTCCCGGCCGGAGAGGATGGCGTGGTGCCGCAGCGGCTTGACGACTGA